The segment TGCGGATCCAGCGGACGACGGTGTCGCCGTAATGCCGCTCCGCTTCGGGCAATGCGTAGTAACCGCCGTCGTCAACGCGATGCCAATGGGCGCTACGTGAGATGCGCATGCCGTCGAGTCGCGTGATGACGTCCCCCAGCTGAACGTGGGGCAAATCTTGCAGCGGCGAGCCTTCATCCATGCCGACGATGCGTGCGCCCCAAAACGTAACGCGTTGACCATTCTGGCGGATATACATCCACTCGAGATAGAGTTGGGCCCGCAACTTACTCGAGTAGTAGACGCCGGAAGAATCCATCATCCGCGCCATTTTGGGCGCCGCTTCGAGGTTTGCAGGTTCCCCTTTGGGCTCCGGCTCATGTTCTTCCGCCGGAGCGTTTTGCAGCAAGCAAAGGGTCAGCAGCGGAATCAAAAGCAGCATTCGGCTTTTCATGTCGCAGTCCCTATTTGAAAGGAAATCCGTCCCTTCACTTCTTTCTACTCCTCTTGCCGGGGAACGCAATGGTCGGAGGGGAAAGGAAGGGGATTTCTTGCGAGCGAAGAGAACAGGGAGATTTTGACTTGCCTTCGTAGCAATCGCCGACCGCATTTCCCTCGCTTGCGCTGCGGGCTACGAAAGACCTGATCACCGGCTTGCGCTACTTTTCATTCGGCGGGTTCGGGACGTCGAAGTTGTGGGTCGACGCTTTCTCGGGGACTTCGATCTGTTCGCGGTGGACGCGAAAGACCATCGTCCCGTAGCGATAAAAATCGTTCTTGGGAGAAGGTTGGCCGTCGTAGCCTTCGATCCGTACGTTGTGCGGACCGGGGACGACCCCTTTGCCGTTGTTGTTCGTATCGTAGTAGCCGTCGACGATGTCGGCGTAACCTCCAGGGCCGGAGTTCCCTTGCTCGGTATCGGGGGCGAAGGAGATGCGACCGGCCGGCAGCGGCTGGCCGTCGTAGGTGATCTCTCCCTGCATACGATAACGCCGCGGCCCGTTGTCGGCCGGAGCACAGGCGCCGCACGCCGCCGCTAACAGAGCAATAGCGACGGCGCGCTGCGCAGAAGTGTGGAACCGCATTAGTTCCAACCTCCTGTCGGTAGATCGTCGCCGCGTCGGCCGAGCGAACGATAGACGGCGAGGTCAATGTTCTCGCTGACGAAATGGACCGAAGCGTCTCCCAGCGTGAAGAGGCAACCGCCGGGGTGTCGACTGCCGAAGGTATGCGACATCTCGGGCAGCTGGTGCGACGTAGCGATCTGCGGAGCGCTGTTGATCGAATTGCCCGCCGCGCATTGTGTGATCGGCGTGCCGTATGGATTGTTGGCCAGTTCGCCCGAAGCCCAACTGGTCGCTCGATTCTTGATGCTGGGATGCGAGCCGAGCAGGAAGTGATACATTCCTTCGCCGACCATGAAAGTGTTGGTCGTGCCGTCCGTGACGTCGGCGAAGCGGGTCTTCGAGTTGTTGTAGAACATGCCGTTGGTGAAGAAGACGCGCGTCGGGCTGCTGCTGCCGCTGCACGCGGCGTTCAGTACCGGTTCAAAAACGGTCGGATCGCCGCCTCCCTGGCAGGTGAGATAGTTGAGCGTCGGCGTGTCGCCATTGGATAGCGGATCGGATGGGCACTGGTATTTCTTCAGCGGTTGCTGCTGCCATTGTTTGTTGGGCGAAGAGCAGCTGTCAGTGAACGGTGGAAAGATCTTGGTGAAGTCGAACTTGTCATAAAGCGGGCCTTCTTCCATGTAGGGCAAGATCATCACGGTCCAGGGCGCCCAGACCTTGTTGCACTCGGAAGTGGAGCCTCCCATTGGTTGCCCGCTGGCGGTGCACGTGACGTGTCCGCTGTAGGCGCCGGCCGGAAAGCGAAGATGGGTGTCGTGATAGTTGTGCAGCGCCAGACCGATCTGCTTCATGTTGTTGGTGCAAGACATCCGCCGCGCCGCTTCGCGCGCTTGCTGCACCGCCGGTAACAACAGGGCGATCAGGACGCCGATAATCGCGATCACGACCAACAGTTCGACTAGCGTAAAACCGATTCGGCGGAGACGCGCTGGCGGCGGATCCAACAGGGATGAGTGCATGGCATTCGTACTCCGGATGAGAGGAATGCCTGAGGCGTAGGGATAAGAAAAGGTATCGGCGAAGGCGCCTCAGGGCTGAAACGAATGAAGCTCGGAGAAGTATGACTAGAGCTTTCCAAGTTGATCCGATCAGGGGGCGCCGGTCAATCGAAATCACTCGGAAAATGCCGAGTCAAACGCGCAGCAAGCCGATAGAAGTTGTTTGCAGTAGAAACGCAAAGTCAGGCGCCACGGCTCACAGAACTGTGACGCCTGGACGTTTCGTTTAGGGCATGATCTGCTGCGTGATGCAGTGATAGGCGCCAAGTCCCCAGACCAGGTCGAGGGCCGGAAGCGGGACGACTTCCCGTTCGGGGAAGCAGCGGCGCAAGACTTCCACGGCAGCGTCGTCGGCCGGGTCTTCGAACTGCGGGACGATCACCACGCCGTTGCCGATGTAAAAGTTGCAGTAGCAGGCCGGGATCCGTTGGTCTCCGACGAACTTCGGCTGCGGCATCGGCAGCTTGATTACCTCGAACGGCTGACCATGCTGATCGGTCATCGCTTCGAGTCGGGCGAAGTTCTCGGCGAGCGGTTCATGGTTTTCGTCGCCGGGGTTCGCTTCGTAGGCGGCGACGATTCGGTTCGGCGCGACAAATCGAGCCAGCTCATCGATGTGCCCGTCGGTGTCGTCGCCGACGATGCCGCGTCCGAGCCAGAGGACTTTGTCGGCGCAGAGATAGTCGCTCAGATAACGCTCCATGTCGGCTTGCGACAGGTGCGGGTTCCGATTCGGATTGAGCAGACACTCTTCGGTCGTCAGGATCACGCCGGCGCCGTTCCCTTCGACCGCGCCACCTTCCAGGATGATGCCGGGCTCAAAGTAGGGAACGTTCAGGTCGGCGAGCAAACGCTTGGCAGACGCGTCATCCGCATCCCACGGCGGATACTTGCCGCCCCACGCGTTGTACCGCCAATCGAGCGCGGCGCGCGGCTTTCCGCTGGGCGCTTCAAGGAAGATCGGCCCATGATCGCGAGCCCACGCGTCGTTGGTCGGGATGTCGTGCAGGGTGACGTTCGGCAAGTGGCCGACCATCCGCTGCGCTTCGGCGAGCGTTTCGCCGGCGGCTTGAATGTGAACCGGTTCGAACTGCGACAGCGTCTCGACCAGGCGCTGGTAGACGAACGGGATCGGCTCGAACTTGTCGGGCCAACTGTCGCGGTTATGCGCCCAGGAGAGGAGGGTGCCGGCATGCGGTTCCCATTCGGCGGGCCAGCGATAACCGAGCTGACGCGGAGTTCCTGCGAGCTTCGCCATTAGAGCGCGCCCTCGTCGAGGTAACGCTTGGTCAGTCCGCTATAGGCGTCGATCCGGCGATCACGCAGGAAGGGCCAGTGGGTGCGAGCGAAATCGATCTGGGCCAGGTTGCACTCGACCACCAAGATCTCTTCCTGATCGTGCGAGCCGACCTTCAGCAAATTGCCGTTCGGATCGCTGACGAAGGAGTGCCCCCAAAATTCGATCGTTCCTTCCAGGCCGACTCGATTCGGAGCGCAGACGAAGACGCCGTTGGCGATCGCATGGCTGCGCATCATCGTTTCCCACGCCGAGACCTGCGCCGGCCCATACTCGTCCTTCTCGTCGACCAGCCAACCAATGGCGGTCGGGTAGAAGAGGAGTTGAGCGCCGGTCAGCGCGGTCAGGCGAGCCGCTTCGGGGAACCATTGGTCCCAGCAGATGCAGACGCCGACGCGGCCGAACTTCGTCTGGAACGAGCGGAAGCCGAGATCGCCGGGGGTGAAGTAGAACTTTTCGTAGTAATGCGGATCGTCCGGGATGTGCATCTTGCGATAGATGCCCAGCTGCGTTCCGTCGGCGTCGAAGATGGCGGCAGTGTTGTGGTAGAGACCTTCGGCCCGCTTCTCGAACAGCGAGGCGACGACCACGACGCCGCATTTGGCGGCGGCGGCTTGGATCGCTTCGCTGGTCGGGCCGGGGATCGGCTCCGCTTCCTGGAACTTCAGGTGGTCTTCTTCCTGGCAAGGATACTGCCCAGCGAACAGCTCTTGCAGGCAGACGATATTGGCGCCCAGCTTGGCCGCTTCTTCGATCCGCGCGACCGCTTTGTCGACGTTTTCTTGCTTCACGGTCGAGCAGGTCATTTGCACGACGGCGACGTTCACTTTGTCGGGAACTTTAGCATGCATGGTCATCGGTTCGGGGCCTTGCGAAAGGTTGCCAGCGGTTATGATTGGTCCGGAGAGCGACGGGTGCGCTTGCGCGTATCCCGTTTGATGGTACAACAGCCGGGAAAGCGGGAAAACTACGGCTTATCGCGGGATGCGGCGATCAGGCCCAATTGCGAGGAAATAAGCGGAAAAATGGAGCTGGGAGAGGCCCTCACGCGCTGGTCGATCCGCGCCGCATTGGCGCTGTTGGTCGTCTGCTGCGCCGGTCGACAGTTGGCCGGCGAGCGGAGCCGGTGGCAAGCGATTGACCGCGTCCTCTGGCCGCTCGGCTGCGGATTGTTTCTGACGCACATCGCGGCGGCGATCTATTTCTTTCATCACGGCAGCCAGGCCGAAGCGTACGCCGACATCGCCCAGCAGACGAAACAGGTCCTAGGAGCGGCGGTGGGCGAAGGGCTGTACGTGAACTATCTGATGGCGGTCGTCTGGACCGCCGACGCGCTCTGGTTATTGGCCGCGCCAACATCGTACCGAAAGCGGCCTGTTTGGATCGAAGGAGCCGTGCTCGGCTTCTTTCTCTTCATCGCGTTCAACGGAACGGTGATCTTCAAGTCAGGTTGGCTGCGCGCGAGCGGGATCATCGGCACGCTCGTTGTTGCGGCGGCATTCGCTTGGCGCATAACGCGAGATCGGAAGAGCGAAGCGTAGTTGCATGCTGGCGCCGCTTGATTGGCGCAAAGAGAAATCATGAATTTTTCCTCTCGTTGCATTTGGCGCCCATACGTTGACTTAGTTGATTGCTATTAGCCATTGAGTGCAATATACGACTATTGTGGGCGGGAGGACGGCACGCCAGAAATGGTAGAAAGAGGCTTGTTTTTTCTTGCAAAGAGGAGACTAGTCTTTGCAATCACATCGGGAGCATTTACCTCCTTGTGGTCTTAGGATGAACCGCGTTGGGTGAGGGTTTGTACGAAAACAAAAGTTTCGTTTCGTTTTTGGAAACTCATCACGCGACCGCGGAAGCCGATTGGCTTGTCGCTCATCCATATACCTTGTCCTGATCGCATCGACGCTTCGTTGGCTCTATGCGATGCCCGTTCCAATTTCTCCGGCGCCGATTTCGGCGTTCGTGGCGATTTGCGTTTTTCCCTGCGCACTTGGCGACGTTGGTCGCTGCGCGGAGCGAAACGTTCGATTATTCGAGTCATTCTTCTTCGATTCATTCTTTCGTTGGAGCACTTCTCATGGTTTATCGAAGTCGCAGCCGCAAGGCGTTTACCTTGGTCGAGCTGCTGGTCGTGATCGCCATCATCGGCGTGTTGATCGCGCTTCTCTTGCCGGCGGTGCAGCAAGCGCGGGAAGCCGCGCGACGCATGCAGTGCACGAACAATTTGAAGCAAATCGGCCTCGCGTTTCACAACTATCACGACACCTATCTGACCTTTCCGTGCGGCGCCCGCGGGATGGACGACTGGGCGCTGAAAAACGGCAGCAACTGGCGCACGGCGATTTTGCCCGGCCTGGAACAGGGGAATATCTTCGATCAGCTCAACTTCAGCGGCAGCTTCGCCGGCAACAGCTACGCGGGGAACGAGGTGCTGATCAAGCTGAAGGTCGACGCTTATCTCTGTCCTTCCAGCGCGCTGCCGATCTTCGATACGAGCGTCGGTAACAACAGCATGGAAGGGATGTGTCATCACTACGTCGGGTTGCAAGGCGCCGCGCCGACCGTGCCGGGGAACGTCGGCGGTTACCAGGACTGCAACCACGGCTGGTCGTGCAACAACGGCTTGCTCTCGCCGAACGAATACCGCGGTTTCCGCAGCTGCATCGACGGCACGTCGAACACCGTTTTGATCTCGGAGCAGTCAGGTTTGACCGCCAACTTGAATCGCACCGCCAATTACTACGGCGGCTGGCATGGGGCCCGCAACTATGGCTACGTCGGCTCGACGAATCCCGGCTGTTCCGACTTGTGGCAGTCAGGCACGACTTGTCTGCGGTTTGCGATCAACTCCGACATCATTCAGGTCGGCGCCACCGATACGACCTATCGCAACAACACGATCTTGAATTCGTTTCACCCGGGCGGGGTCAACATGCTGTTCACCGACGGCAGCGTTCACTTCATTCCGGAAACGATCGACTTCGACATGCTGAAGCGAATGGTGGTGCGAGCCGACGGCCAAGTCGTCAGCTTATAGTCGAGAGAACATGGGTTTGGGTTGCGGCGCTTTCTCCAGAGCGACTTTGTTCGCTCTGGAGATAGCTGCAACCGAAACGTTAGGCGGCCAGTGAGGTTGAAAGATTGGGCTTCGTTCCGTTGCGAATCGGCGCCCAGTCGCGCCAGCGCGGACCAGAGAAGCATGCGCGGGGTTCATTCAAATACTCATCTTGGAATCATACGACTATGTTGCGTGTCGTGGCAGTTTTGATCGTT is part of the Blastopirellula sediminis genome and harbors:
- a CDS encoding DUF1559 domain-containing protein; the encoded protein is MHSSLLDPPPARLRRIGFTLVELLVVIAIIGVLIALLLPAVQQAREAARRMSCTNNMKQIGLALHNYHDTHLRFPAGAYSGHVTCTASGQPMGGSTSECNKVWAPWTVMILPYMEEGPLYDKFDFTKIFPPFTDSCSSPNKQWQQQPLKKYQCPSDPLSNGDTPTLNYLTCQGGGDPTVFEPVLNAACSGSSSPTRVFFTNGMFYNNSKTRFADVTDGTTNTFMVGEGMYHFLLGSHPSIKNRATSWASGELANNPYGTPITQCAAGNSINSAPQIATSHQLPEMSHTFGSRHPGGCLFTLGDASVHFVSENIDLAVYRSLGRRGDDLPTGGWN
- a CDS encoding agmatine deiminase family protein → MAKLAGTPRQLGYRWPAEWEPHAGTLLSWAHNRDSWPDKFEPIPFVYQRLVETLSQFEPVHIQAAGETLAEAQRMVGHLPNVTLHDIPTNDAWARDHGPIFLEAPSGKPRAALDWRYNAWGGKYPPWDADDASAKRLLADLNVPYFEPGIILEGGAVEGNGAGVILTTEECLLNPNRNPHLSQADMERYLSDYLCADKVLWLGRGIVGDDTDGHIDELARFVAPNRIVAAYEANPGDENHEPLAENFARLEAMTDQHGQPFEVIKLPMPQPKFVGDQRIPACYCNFYIGNGVVIVPQFEDPADDAAVEVLRRCFPEREVVPLPALDLVWGLGAYHCITQQIMP
- a CDS encoding carbon-nitrogen hydrolase produces the protein MTMHAKVPDKVNVAVVQMTCSTVKQENVDKAVARIEEAAKLGANIVCLQELFAGQYPCQEEDHLKFQEAEPIPGPTSEAIQAAAAKCGVVVVASLFEKRAEGLYHNTAAIFDADGTQLGIYRKMHIPDDPHYYEKFYFTPGDLGFRSFQTKFGRVGVCICWDQWFPEAARLTALTGAQLLFYPTAIGWLVDEKDEYGPAQVSAWETMMRSHAIANGVFVCAPNRVGLEGTIEFWGHSFVSDPNGNLLKVGSHDQEEILVVECNLAQIDFARTHWPFLRDRRIDAYSGLTKRYLDEGAL
- a CDS encoding DUF1559 domain-containing protein, whose amino-acid sequence is MVYRSRSRKAFTLVELLVVIAIIGVLIALLLPAVQQAREAARRMQCTNNLKQIGLAFHNYHDTYLTFPCGARGMDDWALKNGSNWRTAILPGLEQGNIFDQLNFSGSFAGNSYAGNEVLIKLKVDAYLCPSSALPIFDTSVGNNSMEGMCHHYVGLQGAAPTVPGNVGGYQDCNHGWSCNNGLLSPNEYRGFRSCIDGTSNTVLISEQSGLTANLNRTANYYGGWHGARNYGYVGSTNPGCSDLWQSGTTCLRFAINSDIIQVGATDTTYRNNTILNSFHPGGVNMLFTDGSVHFIPETIDFDMLKRMVVRADGQVVSL